The following is a genomic window from Streptomyces chrestomyceticus JCM 4735.
TCGCCGCCATCCGGGGCGCGATCGCCGCGGCCGCGAAGATCGCCCACAAGGCGCAGGAGGTCGCGGCGCGCGCTCAGGAGGCGGCGGCCAAGGCCCGCAACGCGGCCAAGGACGCGCTGGAGTGGGCGGACAAGGCCAAGAAGTCGTCCGACCGCGCGGCCTCGTACGCCAAGGAGGCGAAGGACAACGCGGACGCCGCCGACAAGTCCGCCGCGGCCGCGCAGGCCTCGGCGAACGAGGCGAAGAAGGCGGCCGCCACCGCCCGGTCGGCGGCCCGGTCGGCGAACTTCTCCGCCAACCGCGCGCTGGGCGCGGCGCGCCGCGCATCGAGCACGGCTTCACCAGCAGCGAGTTCTGGGCCTCCGCCGGGAGCGCGGCCCTGGGCCTGATCACCTTCGGGCAGTCGAAGTGGATCGGCGCCGCCGGCGCCAGTAGGGTCGTGACGAAGATTACGCAGTTCGGACACGACCTCGTATCGCCGGTCACCGGCCTGCTGGGATCGCTGGGATTCTGACCCGGTCCACGCACGGCAGGCCGCGGGAGCCGGCGACTCGTACGGGTCGCCGGCCCCCGCGCCTCGCGTGCCGAAAGGATTACCCCGTGCTCGCATCCCTGCCCCTGGCCTACCTGATACTCATGGCGGCCGCGGCCACGTTCGTCTTCAGTTTCGCCATGGCCAAGTGGATACCGAGCCGCAAGGGAAAGATCGTCTTTCCCGCCGTCTCCGTCGCCTGCTGCCTGGGCATGATCCTGACCGGACAACTCCAGTACCAGCACTGGTCACCGCAGCACATGCTGGTGCTGTACTCCTTCGGCACGGTCGGGCTCACGATCGGCCTCTTCCCGTCACGCAAACTCATGCACCAGTACGCCGAGGAGATCAACCGAGGCGTGAAGCGGGAAAACTACGACGTCCCCAAGCGCTAAACCACGTTCGCCCTCTTCACCACCATCGTCATGTGCTTTGTGGCGTACGCGCTGTCGCAGTGAAGGCGGCGAGACGCGCGCGATCCGCCACCGCCCCGAGCACAGGTCCGGCAGACGAGCCCCGCAGCAGCCACAGCTTGTCGGCTATCACTGACCTTTCCGGCGTTGATGAGAGTAGTGACAGGGGATGGTGCCATGGCGCAGCCGCTGCGTCCGCCTCGGCGGGCCCCCGTCTCCGGGGACGTCGCCGCCCCAGTCACACCGACCCGCATCTCCCGGCCGGGGCCCGTGCAGGGCCCGCCCGCCGGCGCCGAACTGCCCGATCTCCGTCATCAGCGCGGCGCCCGTGGCGATGTCCTGCGGCGTCCAGCCGGTGGTGTCGAGCAGCAGGCTGTCCAGCGGGCCGCCCACCAGTTCCGCGTACGTACGGCCCGGCCGCGGACTCGGATGCGGATCGTCGAAGTTCGTGCCGTAGGCCCGGCCGCGCAGCAGCTCCTCATCCCTGTCCCTGTCCATAACCGCCAGGCTCCCAGCACCCACCGACAACGCGGGCGTCCTTCATCCCGGTCAGCAAAGGGTGGACCAGCCCGTCGACGGCGAGCTCGTACCACGGCTCGCCGCGCTTCAGACGCGGCAGCGTGGTGGTGTCGACGATCACGTAATTCCTCACCGGCAGCGTCAGCTCCCCCACCCAAGCGTTCGATCTGGACGCACTCAGGCGCGTTCATCGCCTGGCGGGCACGGCCTCAACATCACCGCGCAGGGCCCGCTCCTCTGCGTCGGCCAGCCAGACGAGGACCGGCGGCAGACCGATCTCGATCACCGCCAGCACGATCTGGAACCACTGCGGCCAGCCGTGCACGGCGAGCGAGAGCAGCCGGCCCACGCCGCCCAGCAGGAATATGCCGGCCAGCCACCGCACCGCCCGAGCCGGGATCGGACGCTGCCGTGCGGCCCAGAGCCAGGCCAGCCCGTAGCCGACGAAGACGGCCCCCATGAACCGGCCCCAACTGTCGACCGTCGCGCCGGCTGAACCGGCGCCGGGGATGGCCGCGTTGCCGAGTGCCACGTGGAACAGGCCGATCGTCGCGCAGGCCCAACCCATCAACTGCGTGAGTACGCGCAGAACCCTGGCCACAGTTCC
Proteins encoded in this region:
- a CDS encoding DUF4345 domain-containing protein, producing MARVLRVLTQLMGWACATIGLFHVALGNAAIPGAGSAGATVDSWGRFMGAVFVGYGLAWLWAARQRPIPARAVRWLAGIFLLGGVGRLLSLAVHGWPQWFQIVLAVIEIGLPPVLVWLADAEERALRGDVEAVPARR